In a genomic window of Vigna angularis cultivar LongXiaoDou No.4 chromosome 6, ASM1680809v1, whole genome shotgun sequence:
- the LOC108341508 gene encoding protein FAR1-RELATED SEQUENCE 5-like: MSTHTIDVDEVNEYDDNVDDRNERLLEMDLTMHMCFESMIEAKKFYTNYAIRCGFAVRTRTSKKDKDNNVYYLRIVCSREGKYVSSVKPVVKTLPSQINQCPAGITIAKKDDKWFIRTVVLDHNHDLCPNNSNLFAANRKLSMQAKHTLEVNHDAGVRLNKSFLSIVNDAGGYENMDFVERDARNYIGQHRRSLCKDGDGQALLRHFSSMKDTNNEFFYDIALDEGNKICSVFWADARSRAACEEFGDVVSFDTTYLTNKYDMPFAPFVGVNHHGHSILLGCGLLSSEDTVSFVWLFQCWLRCMRNKSPQGIITDQCRAMANAIEQMFPDTRHRWCL, from the coding sequence ATGTCGACGCACACAATTGAtgtggatgaagtgaatgagtaTGATGACAATGTTGATGACCGTAATGAACGTTTATTGGAAATGGACCTAACAATGCATATGTGTTTTGAATCAATGATTGAAGCTAAAAAATTTTACACAAACTATGCCATTAGATGTGGGTTTGCGGTGCGGACTAGAACttctaaaaaagataaagacaaCAACGTCTACTACTTGAGAATAGTTTGTTCAAGGGAGGGCAAATATGTGTCTTCGGTCAAACCAGTGGTCAAAACACTTCCAAGTCAAATTAACCAATGTCCTGCTGGGATAACCATTGCAAAGAAGGACGACAAGTGGTTTATAAGAACCGTTGTTCTGGACCACAACCATGATCTTTGCCCGAATAACTCCAACCTATTTGCAGCGAATAGGAAGTTAAGCATGCAAGCAAAACACACCTTGGAGGTCAACCATGATGCTGGAGTTAGGTTAAATAAGAGTTTTCTTAGCATTGTCAACGATGCCGGTGGCTATGAAAACATGGACTTTGTCGAGCGGGACGCAAGAAACTACATTGGCCAACACAGAAGATCTTTATGTAAGGATGGTGATGGTCAGGCACTCCTACGACACTTTTCTTCAATGAAAGATACAAATAACGAGTTCTTCTATGACATTGCACTGGATGAAGGGAATAAAATTTGTAGTGTGTTTTGGGCTGATGCAAGAAGTCGTGCTGCATGTGAAGAATTTGGTGATGTTGTTTCCTTTGACACGACTTACTTAACAAATAAGTACGACATGCCATTTGCGCCTTTTGTTGGAGTTAACCATCATGGACACTCCATTTTACTTGGTTGTGGATTGTTGTCTTCGGAAGACACTGTTTCATTTGTATGGTTGTTCCAATGTTGGCTAAGATGCATGCGTAATAAGAGTCCTCAAGGTATTATTACTGACCAATGCAGGGCAATGGCCAACGCTATTGAACAAATGTTTCCTGATACGAGGCACAGGTGGTGTTTATGA
- the LOC108341510 gene encoding protein FAR1-RELATED SEQUENCE 9-like: MSTTQRSEGMNAFFDGFINSTTTLQQFVVQYDNVVRVKAQKEIEADFSSMNTTVACGSQSPIERQFQVEYTHAKFEEVQTEFRSRMNCFIKDTLKEDLWNTYTIKEERMWEGKRLPDKFYKIQFNPLTHTSTCSCQLFEFRGIICRHSLLVFGQEDVYSVPSQYILWRWSKNIRRRHTLITTSYSNSTNEPRMERYKLLCKRFYEIAEVACESEVASTQLEKEINCLGKKFGFSSSMTNNIISDAGQLRYDTGACTSVPHSPVGTSHVLVHSPATVKRKGRPRTNRLKSTIEKRTQRRKSASCTKTSTPPTEQCGARASNVVERDEHVQFQAESIQLSQDTKMGHFEFLSLLSAVHNNFDNIS, from the exons ATGTCTACCACTCAGAGAAGTGAGGGAATGAATGCTTTTTTTGATGGATTTATCAATTCGACAACCACACTTCAACAATTTGTGGTTCAATACGACAATGTCGTTAGGGTAAAGGCCCAGAAGGAAATAGAAGCGGACTTCTCCTCCATGAACACCACTGTTGCATGTGGCTCTCAGTCACCGATTGAGAGACAATTTCAAGTCGAATACACACATGCAAAGTTTGAGGAGGTCCAAACTGAGTTCCGTTCAAGGATGAATTGTTTCATCAAAGACACCTTAAAGGAGGACTTATGGAACACTTACACTATAAAAGAGGAACGAATGTGGGAGGGTAAACGTTTACcagataaattttacaaaattcaatttaatcccCTGACACATACAAGCACTTGCTCTTGCCAACTATTTGAGTTTAGAGGAATTATATGTCGCCATTCCCTCTTGGTATTTGGTCAAGAAGATGTTTACAGTGTTCCCTCACAATACATTTTGTGGCGTTGGAGCAAAAATATCCGAAGAAGACACACACTAATAACAACATCGTATAGTAATTCCACTAATGAACCACGCATGGAAAGATACAAACTGTTGTGCAAACGTTTTTATGAAATTGCTGAAGTTGCATGTGAGTCTGAGGTTGCTagtactcaattggaaaaagaaattaattgtcTCGGTAAAAAATTTGGGTTCAGTTCATCCATGACAAATAACATCATTAGTGATGCAGGTCAACTAAGATACGATACTGGTGCATGCACGTCAGTACCACATAGTCCAGTTGGAACATCTCATGTCCTTGTACACAGTCCTGCAACTGTTAAGCGAAAAGGACGTCCACGCACAAATAGGTTGAAGTCCACTATTGAGAAAAGAACCCAAAGAAGAAAGTCGGCTTCATGCACAAAGACTTCAACACCACCCACCGAACAATGC GGGGCAAGGGCATCTAATGTTGTTGAACGTGATGAACATGTTCAGTTTCAAGCCGAGTCTATCCAACTATCACAAGATACAAAAATGggtcattttgaatttttgtcgTTGTTGTCAGCTGTACATAATAATTTCGATAACATCAGTTGA